In Mytilus edulis chromosome 6, xbMytEdul2.2, whole genome shotgun sequence, the following proteins share a genomic window:
- the LOC139526452 gene encoding uncharacterized protein produces MKILNLNDGDTISYHLPLFIGDLELCCQGDITVWNSSCKKTNKIEWPIVDGRCKALVKLVCGKNLICIECGSELLTLTLFFHPPLFRHYVRPVYIICSDDDGYFQGPDDDDCSPQCAQEKITLAAMLIQSFTAEKMSEHGFKRTIFQLEHEKDNEPSCGGGLALFGTGSLHTWARSVDEVDKCHCQLYKVAEA; encoded by the exons ATGAAAATTCTGAATTTAAATGATGGTGACACAATCAGTTATCACTTGCCTTTATTCATTGGTGATTTAGAATTATGTTGTCAAGGTGATATCACCGTGTGGAACTCTTCTTGTAAGAAAACAAATAAGATAGAATGGCCAATTGTTGATGGGAGATGCAAAGCTTTGGTAAAGCTTGTGTGTGGAAAGAACTTAATATGTATAGAATGTGGAAGCGAACTTTTGACTTTGACCTTGTTTTTCCATCCTCCATTATTCAGACATTATGTACGTCCAGTTTACATCATTTGTTCTGATGACGATGGTTATTTTCAAGGGCCAGATGATGATGATTGTTCACCACAATGTGCccaagaaaagataactcttgcAGCCATGCTAATTCAGTCATTTACTGCTGAAAAAATGTCAGAACATGGGTTCAAAAGAACTATATTCCAGCTTGAGCATGAAAAAGACAATGAACCGAGTT GTGGCGGAGGCCTAGCATTATTTGGGACAGGAAGTCTTCACACATGGGCGAGAAGTGTGGATGAA gtagaCAAATGTCATTGTCAACTTTACAAG GTGGCGGAGGCCTAG
- the LOC139527838 gene encoding uncharacterized protein: protein MIVPIGRQMSLSTLQVPYRIIQYDRKAFPRFQQTQQRITDIVQDLDFSIYNYANDWTLNTEDPHIVFCYGTSPPAIDVNEFAVLNVPLEKKKNHTLKSISDEAVPVLLICVIKRFSSGCLTYDDCSMLNGIRNLPNDILENTLFVIDRSRDSLTATSVYDVSEKITAELKLNTNDIYHRVFRISDSNIGIRASLYFEKQLLYRYRTIKSKLQHTVRCLSRFVIFQTKKELFDDYETFLHNRPFHYQNSWRFISDAALEYRWDGDPMTRNKWTVDKAKNDIAHYICDKFGNHIAEALIEKFESDLKAKDLGISNYLLANIDVSGIRQAFFTFIVFLFFEMIFEGIIAVLTVVRTFIFTENLNNRSFRYKIANNVHYQIMEKRVSLISCIVKKFWELHLRRINETRTALNSILIETPSLPESRNEMDCYYHELKMIASRRDHILAIGYDGGNFCVYVQNRSVRAPEIYNYLSNYLKNVGQVEIREFKSICVNEFAWLQSGDKIVRCPLNNRYGTLGFLLRDETDYYCATCRHVTAGYDTNKLHVELLDGSIITATDKYEPSSKLDFAVLKLDRTFFSVSTCYTGVRNKYEKFVPGHVFMTDEFTLHPQTPVYKWGSTTTLTLGLYKETYEILEHTEDSYPWIIIANDNNKNNVSFAEGGDSGSLVCFTERDSEVALCLLIGSYSDPGTFACCRIADGLSLIKKEIPDINHLFHD, encoded by the exons ATGATAGTGCCTATAG GTAGACAAATGTCATTGTCAACTTTACAAG TACCATATCGTATCATACAATATGATAGGAAAGCATTTCCAAGATTTCAACAAACACAACAGCGAATAACAGATATAGTTCAGGATTTGGATTTCTCCATCTACAATTATGCAAACGACTGGACCCTTAATACAGAAGATCCCCATATAGTTTTTTGTTATGGAACATCACCTCCCGCCATAGACGTGAACGAATTCGCCGTATTAAATGTACCtctggaaaaaaagaaaaatcatacGTTAAAATCAATATCAGACGAGGCAGTGCCAGTTCTTTTGATTTGTGTGATAAAGAGATTTTCTTCTGGATGTTTAACGTATGAT GACTGTTCAATGCTAAATGGAATTCGAAATCTACCAAATGATATATTGGAAAACACTTTATTTGTTATTGACAGGTCGCGAGATTCTTTAACTGCCACTTCAGTCTATGACGTCAGCGAAAAAATAACAGCGGAACTGAAACTGAACACAAATGACATATATCATCGCGTTTTCAGGATTTCTGATAGCAATATCGGTATTCGAGCATCACTatactttgaaaaacaattgttATATAGGTACAGAACCATCAAATCGAAACTACAACATACAGTTCGCTGCTTAAGTAGGTTCGTAATATTTCAAACGAAAAAAGAGTTATTTGATGATTACGAGACATTTCTACATAACCGACCATTTCATTATCAAAATAGTTGGAGATTTATAAGCGATGCTGCTTTGGAATATCGATGGGATGGTGATCCGATGACTCGGAATAAATGGACAGTTGACAAAGCTAAAAATGATATTGCACATTATATTTGCGATAAATTTGGAAACCATATTGCAGAAGCTCTTATTGAAAAATTTGAATCAGATCTAAAAGCAAAGGATTTAGGTATTTCAAACTATCTTTTAGCAAATATTGATGTCAGTGGTATACGGCAAGCTTTCTTTACATTcatagtatttcttttttttgaaatgatttttgaaGGCATTATAGCTGTGTTAACTGTAGTAAGAACTTTCATATTTACTGAAAATTTAAACAATCGGTCATTTAGGTACAAAATTGCCAATAACGTTCATTACCAAATAATGGAGAAAAGAGTATCGCTTATAAGTTGTATAGTAAAGAAGTTCTGGGAATTACACCTTCGTCGAATTAATGAGACCAGGACGGCTTTAAATAGTATACTTATTGAGACTCCAAGTCTTCCTGAAAGTCGTAATGAGATGGATTGCTATTATCATGAGTTAAAAATGATAGCTTCAAG aaGAGACCACATTCTTGCCATTGGGTACGACGGAGGAAACTTCTGCGTGTATGTGCAGAACAGGAGTGTTAGAGCACCTGAAATCTATAACTATCtctcaaattatttaaaaaatgtaggTCAAGTTGAAATACGTGAATTCAAAAGTATATGTGTAAATGAATTCGCATGGCTTCAATCTGGTGATAAAATTGTGAGATGTCCTTTAAACAATAGATATGGCACTTTAGGGTTTCTTTTGAGAGACGAAACAGATTACTATTGTGCGACATGCAGACATGTAACAGCCGGGTACGATACAAATAAATTACACGTGGAATTATTGGATGGTTCTATCATCACAGCAACAGATAAATATGAGCCGTCTTCAAAGTTAGATTTTGCCGTTCTTAAACTTGACAGaacatttttttcagtttctACATGTTATACTGGTGTGCGAAACAAATATGAGAAATTTGTACCTGGCCATGTTTTCATGACTGATGAATTTACCCTACACCCTCAAACACCAGTATACAAATGGGGATCGACAACTACCTTAACCTTAGGACTTTACAAAGAAACATACGAAATATTAGAGCACACAGAAGACTCATATCCGTGGATAATTATTGCAAATGACAATAATAAGAACAATGTAAGTTTCGCGGAAGGTGGAGATAGTGGATCACTTGTGTGTTTTACTGAACGGGATTCTGAAGTTGCTTTATGTTTACTTATTGGATCATACAGTGATCCTGGTACTTTTGCTTGCTGTAGAATTGCAGATGGTCTTTCACTTATCAAAAAAGAAATACCTGACATAAACCATCTTTTTCACGACTGa
- the LOC139528958 gene encoding mucin-21-like: SSSSSSRSSSSSSSSSSSSSSSSSRSSCSSRSRSSSSQSSRSSSSSRSSSSRSSSSSQSSSSSSRSRNSSSRSSSRSSRSRSSSQSSSSQSSSSSRSSSSSISSRSSSSSSSSSSSLYSSSSSSSSSSSSSSSSSSSSSSSSRSRSSRSRSSSRSRSCSRSSSSSSSSSSSSSSSSSSSSSSRSNCCSSRSSCSSRSSSSQSSSSSSSRSSSSSSRSRSSSCSSRSRSSRSGSSSQSSSSNSSHSSSSRSSSQSSSSSSNSRSHSNSSSSSSSSSSSSSSSSSSSSRNATQFSWYELSNTCLPSTKMMCDKEKSTTSKKLYSITLRITSLNKIHYCVRN, translated from the exons agtagtagtagtagtagtcgtagtagtagtagtagtagtagtagtagtagtagtagtagtagtagtagtagtcgTAGTAGTTGTAGTAGTCGTAGTCGTAGTAGTAGTAGTCAGagtagtagaagtagtagtagtagtagaagtagtagtagtcgtagtagtagtagtagtcagagtagtagtagtagtagtcgTAGTAGAAATAGTAGTAGTCGTAGTAGTAGTCGTAGTAGTCGTAGTCGTAGTAGTAGTCAGAGTAGTAGTAGTCagagtagtagtagtagtagaagtagtagtagtagtattagtagtagaagtagtagtagtagtagtagtagtagtagtagt TTGTA tagtagtagtagtagtagtagtagtagtagtagtagtagtagtagtagtagtagtagtagtagtagtagtagtcgTAGTCGTAGTAGTCGTAGTCGTAGTAGTAGTCGTAGTCGTAGTTGTAGtcgtagtagtagtagtagtagtagtagtagtagtagtagtagtagtagtagtagtagtagtagtagtagtcgTAGTAATTGTTGTAGTAGTCGTAGTAGTTGTAGTAGTCGTAGTAGTAGTAGTcaaagtagtagtagtagtagtagtcgtagtagtagtagtagtagtcgTAGTAGAAGTAGTAGTTGTAGTAGTCGTAGTCGTAGTAGTCGTAGTGGTAGTAGTAGTCAGAGTAGTAGTAGTAATAGTAGTcatagtagtagtagtagaagtagtagtCAGAGTAGTAGTAGCAGTAGTAATAGTAGAAGTCATAGtaatagtagtagtagtagtagtagtagtagtagtagtagtagtagtagtagtagtagtagtagtagaa ATGCTACACAGTTTTCTTGGTATGAACTATCCAATACTTGCTTACCTTCGACGAAGATGATGTGCGATAAAGAAAAGTCCACTACTTCAAAGAAATTATACTCAATCACGCTTAGAATTACTTCATTAAACAAAATTCATTACTGTGTGAGAAACTAA
- the LOC139528959 gene encoding uncharacterized protein — translation ATTTTTTTTTTTTTTTTTLTTTTTTTLTTTTITTTLTTTTTTTTTTTTLTTTTATTTTTTSTTSTTTTTTTTTTSTSTTTTTTTTTTTTTTTTMTSITTAATTLTTTSTTTTMTTITTTLTTTTTTTTTTTTTTTTTSTTTTTTTTLTTTTTTATTTTTTTTATTTTTTTTTTTTTTTTTSTTTTTLTTTTQ, via the exons gctactactactactactactactactactactactactactactactactactctGACTACTACTACTACCACTACTCTGACTACTACTACTATTACTACTACTCtgactactactactactactactactactactactactctGACTACTACTACggctactactactactactacttctactacttctactactactactactactactactactacttctacttctactactactactactactactactactactactactactaccacAACTATGACTTCTATTACTACTGCTGCTACTACTCTGactactacttctactactactactatgACTACTATTACTACTACTCTGACTACTACTACCACTACGACTACTACGACTACGACTACTACAACTACTACTTCTACTAcgactactactactactactctgactactactactactacggctactactactactactactactacggctactactactactactactactactactactactactactactactactacttctactactactactactctGACTACTACTACG CAGTAG